In the Phenylobacterium soli genome, GAACGCCCTGCTGCAGCTCGGCGAGAACGCCCGCAAGCGCGGGGTGATCGCCGCTAGCGCCGGCAACCACAGCCAGGGCCTGGCCTACCACGCCGCGCGCCTCGGCATTCCGGTGACCATCGTCATGCCGCGCGGCACCCCGTTCGTGAAGGTGCAGCAGACGCGCGCCCACGGCGCCGAGGTGGTGCTGGACGGCGACGGCTACGACGAGGCCTCGGGCACCGCCCGCAAGCTCTGCGACGAGCGCGAGCTGACCTTCGTCCACCCCTTCAACGACGTGAAGGTGATGGCCGGCCAGGGCACGGTGGCGCTGGAGATGCTGGAGGAGGTGCCCGACCTCGAGGTGCTGCCGATCCCGATCGGCGGCGGCGGCCTGATCGCCGGCATGGCGACGGTCGCCAAGCACATCAAGAGCGACATCTCCATCGTGGGCGTCGAGCCGGCCATGTACCCCTCGTTCACGGCCAAGATGCGCGGCATGAACACCGCCGCCTCGCCGCACGCCTCGACCATCGCCGAGGGCATCGCGGTGAAGGAGGTCGGCGACGAGACCTACGCCATCGCCCGGCCGCTGATCGACGAGGTGCTGCTGATCGAGGAGCCCTATTTCGAGCGCGCCATCGCCCTTTACGCCAACGTCGAGAAGACCGTGGCCGAAGGCGCGGGCTCGGCCGCCCTGGCGGCGCTGCTGGCGCACCCGAAGAAGTTCAAGGGCAAGAAGTGCGGCCTGGTCATCACCGGCGGCAACATCGACACCCGCCTGCTGGCCTCGGTGTTGACCCGCGAGCTGGTCCGCGACCAGCGGCTGGTCTCCCTGCGGATCATCGGCGACGATCGCCCGGGCCTGCTGGCCACCGTCTCGGCGGTGATCGGGCAGATGGGCGCCAACATCATCGAGGTGGCGCACAACCGCCTGGCCCTCGACGTGCCGGCCAAGGGCGCGGAGTTCGACATCATGATCGAGACCCGCGACGCCCAGCACGCCCAGGAGGTCATGGACGCCCTGCGCGAGCACGGCTACCCGCCGAGGGCCGTCTGATGCGCCGTGCGATCCTCGCCCTCGCCGGCGTCTTCGCCCTCGCCGGGGCCCTCGCCGCCTGCCACGGCCCGGCCAAGCCGGACCCGGCCAAGCTCAGCCAGGCCAACGCCGAGGCCCAGGCCTTCATGGCCAAGACCGCAGCCGAGCCCGGCGTGCAGAAGCTGCCGTCGGGTCTGATGTTCAAGGTCGTCCGCTCGGGCGAGCCCACCGGCATGCGGCCGCAGCTCGGCGACGAGGTGAAAGTCAACTACGAGGGCAAGCTGGCGAACGGCAAGGTGTTCGACAGCTCCTACGAGCGCGGCCAGCCGGCGGCCATGCCGCTCAAGGGCCTGATCCCGGCCTGGCAGGAAGCCCTGCCGCTGATGCGGCCGGGCGACGAGTGGATTCTCTACGTGCCGCCGAACCTCGGCTACGGCGCCGAGGGCGCCGGCGGCGGCGAGATCCCGCCCAACGCCGTGCTGATCTTCAAGATCGAGCTCCTCGGCGTGCTGCCGGGCCCCGGGCGCGTGGCGAACGGGTAGAGGAGCAGGTGCTCCCCCACAGGGGGAGCTGTCGCGAAGCGACTGAGGGGGTTGCGCGGCAGGGCGTTGGAGGTCTGTGGGCTTCAACCCCCTCCGGCCCTTTGGGCCACCTCCCCCTCCGGGGGAGGATCTTGATCGCGAACGTCGAGAGTTTGATCTAGCCTCCGGCCCATGCCCACCTATGAACAGGCCGCCGAGATCCTGCAGACGCTGGTCGGGTTCGACACCACCTCGCGCGGATCGAACCTCGCCCTCATCGAGTGGGTGGAGCACTATCTCGACGATCTCTCGATCCCGCACCGGCGGGTGCCCAATGCGGACGGCACGAAGTCGAACCTGATCGCCACCATCGGGCCGGCGGTCGAGGGCGGGGTGGTGCTGTCGGGCCATACCGACGTGGTGCCGGTGGACGGCCAGCCGTGGAGCTCCGATCCCTTCACCCTGACCGCCCGCGACGGGCGGCTCTATGGGCGTGGGACCTGCGACATGAAGGGGTTCCTGGCGCTGGCCCTGGCCGCGGCGCCGGAGATCACGAAGGCGGATGCGAAGAAGCCCGTGCACCTGGCCTTCTCCTACGACGAGGAGATCGGCTGCCTGGGGGCGCCGGCGATGATCGAGACGATCCGGCGCGAACTGCCCCTGCCCTCGCTGGTGGTGGTGGGCGAGCCCACCGACATGGAGGCGGTCAGCGGCCACAAGGGCATCGCCACCTTCCACGTGACGGTAACCGGCCGCGAGGCCCATTCGAGCCAGACCCAGCAGGGTGTCTCGGCCAACATGGCGGCGATCCGGCTGATGGCCGCCCTGGTGGAGATCTCCGAGCGGCTGGAGCGGGAGGCAGATCCTGCCTCGCCCTTCACCCCCAAGGGGGCGACCCTGACCATCGGCGTGATCCACGGCGGCACGGCGCACAACATCCTAGCGCGGGAGTGCCACTTCCACTTCGACCTGCGCTGCCCGCCGGGGTTTGACACCGAGACGGTGCTGAAGGGCTTCTTCGAAGAGGCGGCGGCGCTCGACGGCGAGATCAAGGCGCGCGCGCCGGAAGGCGGGGTGCGGATCGAGCAGTTCTCCGACGTGCCGCCGTTCGCGCCCGAGACGGACGGGGCGGCCGAAGCCTTCGCGCGGAGGCTGGCCGGCGACAACGGGCCGGCCCGGGTGGTCAGCTATGCGGCCGAGGCCGGGCAGTTCCAGCGGGCGGGCTTCTCCACCGTGCTCTGCGGACCCGGCTCCATCGCCCAGGCCCACCAGCCGGACGAATATGTCGAGATCAGCCAGATGGAACGCGGCGCGGCCTTCATGCGCCGGCTGACCGAGTGGGCCGCCGCGGGAGCCTGATCAGCGGGTCCTGATCGGCCGGACGACGACGCGCCGCATGAAGAGGTCGAGCGGGTTCCAGGTCATGGCGCGGGCGATGGCCAGCGAGCCCACCTTGCGGGCCGCCTGAGCCTCCCTGCGCATGGCGAGCGCCAGCGGCAGGCCGGCGAGGCCCGCCATCAGCCCGCGCCAGGGAGCGGCGAGTTCGCCCCGCGTGGCGTGGCGCGCGAACAGCAGGGCCGTGGTCGCCAGGTGCAGCGGCAAGGTCAGCCAGAACAGCACCGGCGGGGTGTCCTTGACGAACACCCAGAGCCGGTTGCGGGTGCCGTGGAAGACCGCGAAGTCGGACCGCGGGCCGCCGCTCGAGGCCGAGCCCTCGTGGCGGACGACGGCGTCGGGAACCACCAGGGTGCGCATCCCGGCAAGGCGCAGCCGGTAGCCGAGGTCGACGTCCTCGCAATAGCAGAACAGCCGCTCGTCGAAGCCGCCGAGGTCGAGGAACAGGCCGCGATCGATGAGCATGGCGCCGCCGCAGGCGGAGAACACCTCGCCCATGGCTGAGAGGCCGGGGTCGGGCTGGCGGTAGCCGCCGCGGAACGGGAAGCCGGCCGAGGCCATCACGTCGCCGAGTCCGTCGAGGCGCGCCGGATCGTCGGCCATGAGCTGGCGCGAGGCGAAGGCGCGCACGTCCGGATGGGCGGCGGCGGCGGACATCAGCCGCGCCAGCCAGTCGGGCTCGGCGTAGGCGTCGGGGTTGAGGAAGGCGAGCCAGCGGCCGCGGGCGGCGCGGGCGCCGTCGTTGCAGCCGCCGGAGAAGCCGCGGTTCTCGCGGTTGGCGATCAGGCGGATGGCGGGATCGACGGCGGCGGCCGCCTGCGCGGCGCCATCGGCCGAGGCGTTGTCGACGAGGATCAGCTCGAAGTCGGTGAAGGTCTGCGCCTTCAGGGCCGCCAGGCAGCGGGCGAGGGTCGGGCCGCTCTGGAAGGTGACCACGACGACGCTGACGGCCGGCGACGGAGGCTTGTCTTTCTGGTTGTCTTTCTGGGCCTGTCGGGCCATCCGAGGGCGTCTTTCCCCTGCCTCAAGCCGACATGACCGAGATCACGCCGCTCGCGCTGCACGAAGTCCTGCTTATCACGCCCAAGCGCCATGGCGATGCGCGTGGATGGTTCGCCGAGACCTGGAGCGAGAAGGTCATGGCCAAGGCCGGCCTGACCGACCCCTTCGTGCAGGACAACCAGGCCTTCAACGCCAAGAAGGGCACCATCCGCGGCCTGCATTTCCAGAAGGCGCCGCACGCCCAGGGCAAGCTGGTGCGGGTGCTGAAGGGCGCGATATACGACGTGGCGGTGGACGTGCGTCCGGGCTCGCCCTCGTTCGGCCTGTGGGTCGGCGCGGAGCTGACGGCGGACGGCGGCGAGCAGCTCTTCGTGCCGCGCGGCTTCGCCCACGGGTACTGCACCCTCACCGACGATTGCGAGCTCTTCTACAAGGTCGACGGCCAGTATGCGCCGGAACTGGAGGGTGGGGTGATCTGGAGCGATCCGGACCTCTCCATCCCCTGGCCGATCGACCACGAGCCGGTGCTGTCGGAGAAGGACCAGAAGCTCCCCAGGCTCAAGGACTTGGGCGCGATCGCCTTCTGACCCGGCCCGGAACCACGGCCGCGTTTCGTCGCTTTGCTGCGCGGAACGCGGAGGTCCGAAGATGATGACGCGAGCTTGCGTGGCCCTTCTGGCGATGGGCGCGCTGGCGGCCTGCCAGAAGAGTCCGCAGGACAAACAGGCCGACGCCCTCAAGAACGCCGCCGACCGGCAGGCGAGCCAGATCGAGGCGCAGGCCAAGTCGCAGGCCGCCGCGCTCGAACAGCAGGCGGAGGGGCTGCACGCCCAGGCCAAGCAGGCCGGCGGCTACACCGGCCAGCGCCTGCAGGTGCGCGGCGACGCCCTGGCGCGCGAGGCGGACATCGTGAAGCGCCAGGCCCAGGCCCGCGCCGACGCCACGCGCGAAACCGCCGACGCCCAGGCCAAGGTCATCGCCAGCCGCTGATCAGCTCCATTCCGACCGCACCTCGGGATCGGTCTCCAGCGGCATCCGCTCGGCCCTGAGCGCGTCGAATGCGCCCTCGTCCATCAGTCGGCCGAGCGCCCAGGCGGCCGCACCGCGGACCAGGGGCGAAGGATCGTCCAGCAGGCGCAGCGCCTCCTGGCAAAGGGCGGCGTCGCCGGAATTGCCGATGGCGTAGAGCACGTTGCGTACGAAGCGATCGCGGCCGAGGCGCTTGACCGGGCTCTTGGAGAACACGGCGCGGAAGGCGGCGTCGTCGAGGCGCGAGAGCTCGGCCAGGGTCGGTGCACGCAGGGCCTCGCGGGCCTGGAGCTTCTGCTCGGCGGCGGTCGCGGCGAACTTGTTCCAGGGGCAGACCGCCAGGCAGTCGTCGCAGCCGTAGATCCGGTTGCCGAGGGCGGGGCGCAGCTCGCGCGGGATCGGCCCCTTCAGCTCGATGGTCAGGTAGGAGATGCAGCGCCGCGCATCGAGCTGGAACGGCGCCGGGAAGGCCTTGGTCGGGCAAATGTCGAGGCAGGCGCGGCAGGAGCCGCAGGTCTCGCGCTCGGGCGCGTCGGGCGGGATCTCCAGGGCGGTGAGGATCGAGCCGAGGAACAGCCAGGAGCCGAACTGGCGCGAGACGAGGTTGGTGTGCTTGCCCTGCCAGCCGAGGCCGGCGCGCTCGGCGAGCGGCTTCTCCATCAGCGGGGCGGTGTCGACGAACACCTTCAGCTCGCCGCCGAAGCGGGCCTGCAGCCAGCGGGCCAGGGCCTTCAGGCGCGACTTGACGAGGTCGTGGTAGTCGTCGCCCTGGGCGTAGACGCTGATCGCCCCGCGGTCCGGGTGCTTCAGGATCTCCAGCGGGTCGTGGTCGGGCCCGTAGTTGACCCCGAGCACGAGGGCCGAGCGGGCGCCGTCCCACATGGCGCGCGGATGGCGGCGGCGCTCCAGGGTCTCTGCCATCCAGCCCATGTCGCCGTGGCGGCCCTTGGCCACATAGTCGGCGAGGCGCGCGGCGGCGGGCCAGGCGTCGTCGCCCAGATGCTCGACATCGGTGAAGCGGCAGGTGTCGAAGCCCAGCGCCTTGGCCTCGGCGCGGATCACGTCCTTGTCGGCTTCAGAAATCGAGATCGTCATAGTGCCTGGCCGGATTGAGGCCCGGCCAGCGGTCGTTGAGGAGCGGCCGGAAGGCGGGCCGGGACTTCAGCTTCATGTACCAGGTCTTCACGCCCGGGAAGTCGGCCCAGGGCACGTCGCCGAAGTAGTCGATGACCGACAGATGGGCGGCGGCGGCGAAATCCGCCAGGGACAGGCGCCGGCCGGCCAGCCATTCGCGGGCCTGCAGCAGGCCGTCGATGTAGAACAGGTGGTTCTTCAGCCCCTCGCGCCCCTGGCGCAGGTTGGCGAGCTCGGGGGCGCCGAGGCCCAGGAGCCGCTTCTCCATCTTCTCGTGCAGGATGAAGCCGCCGGCCTCGTACTCGAACTTGCGGTCGAACCACTGGATCAGCCGCCGCGCCTCGGCGCGCTCGGCGGCCTCGCGGCCGAGCAGGGCCGGCTCGGCATGGGCCTCCTCCAGCCAGCCGAGGATGGCGCGCGCCTCGCAGAGCACCAGCCGGTCGTCGCCGTCGCCGGCGACCAGCACCGGCGTCATGCCCGAGGGGTTCAGCTTGGCGAACTCGCGCGGCCGCTCCCAGTAGCGGACCTGGACTTCGGTGAACGGCAGCCGCTTCTCGCCCAGCGCCAGCCGCACCTGGCGCGAGGCCGGGTCGAGCGGGAAGTGGTGCAGGGTGAGGTCCATGGCGGGGGGCTTAAGCCGTCCTGACGGAGAATCAACGGCCTGAACTGAGGCCGCACCCCTTAAGCACCCGTTTACTGTAACGGGTTGCGGTCACGCTTCGGCGTGATGGGCCTCGGAGAAGGCGCCGCCGTGCGGCTCGGCGCGGCCCTTGGGGTCGGCGTGGACGATGATGTCGGCCGACGGGAAGACGGCGAGCACGCGCTTCTCGGCGGCGACGATGGCCTCGTGCGCGGCCTCCAGCGTCAGGTCCGGGTCGAGGTCGACGTGCATCTGGATATGGACGTACGGGCCCGAGGCGCGGGTGCGCAGCTGGTGCACGTCCGAAAGGCGCGGGTCCTCGGTCATCAGGGCGACGATCTTGGCGCGCGCCTCGTCGGACAGTTCGCGGTCCATGAGCTGGGCCGAGGCTTCGCGGAACACGCCGACCGCGCCCCACAGCAGCAGGGCCGCGACGAGGATCGCCGCCATGGCGTCGAGATTGTTGTAGCCGAGCCAGGCCGAGGCCCCGATGCCGATCAGGGCGATGATGTTGGAGGCGAGGTCCGAGGCGTAGTGCGCCCGGTCGCCGGAGACCGCCACGGAGGAGGTCTTCTTCAGGACCTGGGTCTGGGCGGTGATCAGGAAGAAGGTCAGGGCGGTGGAGACGACCATCACCGCGATCGCCCAGCCGGTGTCCTTCAAGGGGTGCGCGCCGAACAGGTCGCCGATCGCCTCGCGGGCGATGAGGGCGGCGGAGGCGAAGACCAGGCCGGCCTGCATGAGGCTGGCGAAGGCCTCGGCCTTGCCGTGGCCGAAGCGGTGCTCGGTGTCCGGCGGGGCGACGGCGTAGCGCACGGCGAAGAAGGTGCCGAGCGAGGCGATCAGGTCGAGGCCGGAGTCGGCCATGGACGCCAGGAGGGCGACCGAGCCCGAGGCCAGCCAGGCGACGAGCTTGATGGTCACCAGCACCGCGGCGGTGGTCACCGACAGGAGGGTGACCCGCCGGGTGAGGGCGGCGCTTTCGGCGGGGCTCAGGCCATGGACCGTGTTCATCGGCCCGGGAAGTTAGCGCCGCCGCCGCCGGAGGCCAGCGCTAACGACTCGCAGCTCAGGCCGCGACCTTCGGCATCGGCCCGACGTAGAGCGACTGGGGGCGGATCAGGCGTCCGCCGGCCAGCTGCTCGCGGGCGTGGGCGACCCAGCCGCCGACCCGGCCCATGGCGAAGACGCAGGTGAAGGCGGTGGGCGGGAAGGCCAGGGCCTCGAGCAGCAGGGCGGTGTAGAACTCGACGTTGGTGTCGAGGGTGCGGTTCGGCTTCTTCTCCCTGAGGATGGCGAGCGCCGCCTGCTCGACGGCTTCGGCGAATTCCAGGCGGCCGGGCAGGACGTTGGAGCCCTCGCCCATCCGCCGCACGGCCTTCTTCAGCGCGTCGGCGCGCGGATCGCGGACCCGGTAGACCCGGTGGCCGAAACCCATCAGCCGGTCGCCGCGGGCGAGCGCGTCCTCCAGCCAGGCGCGGGCGTTCTCGGGCGCGCCGATGCCGTCCAGCATGTCGATGATCGGGCCGGGCGCGCCGCCGTGCAGCGGGCCCTTCAGCGCCGAAATCCCGCCGAGCACGGCCGAGGCGAGGCCGGCACGGGTCGAGGCGATCACCCGGGCGGCGAAGGTCGAGGCGTTGAGGCCGTGGTCGCTGACGGTGACGAGGTAGGTGTCGAGGGCGTCGGCCTCCCCCTTCGACGGCGCCTTGCCCTTGATCATCCGCAGGATGTCGGCGGCGTGGCTGAGGGTGGGGTCGGGGCGCACCGGCGCTTCGCCCGCCTGCCCGCGGACCACCGCGGCGGTGAACACCGCGGGGGCGGCCACGAGGCGCAGCGCGACCTCCAGCTCGTCGCCGTCGGCGAGCCGCGCGGTGAGCGCGCGCATGGCCTCGATCGGGGTGCGGTCGAGAAGGCCGGTGTCGAGAGCCGTCACCTCGGCGAACACCGCCGCGCGGGCGGCGCCCAGGGCGGGCCCGAGGTCCTTCGGCAGGTCGGCGAAGAAGCCGTCCCACAGCAGGTGCAGGACGTCCTCGTAGGCGGCGCGGCCGGCCAGGTCGTCGAGCGAGCGGCCGCGGATGATCAGCCGGCCGGCCTGGCCGTCGACCTCGGAGAGGACGGTCTCGGCGGCGACGACGTCTTCGAGCCCATCGGACACGTGAACGGCGGATGCGGACATGTGCGATCTCCAATCTTGCTGCACTGCAGAAAAGACGTCAGACTGGCCCCGTCAATCTTGATCAACATAATCAACATATGCCTGGACTGGACTGGATCGTCGCCGAGGAGGCCCGCGAGCGGCTTGGGGTGAGGCCCCAGACGCTCTACGCCTATGTGAGCCGCGGCCGGGTGGCTGTGCGGCCGGACCCGCACGACCCGCGCCGCAGCCTCTACCGGGCGGCCGACATCGCCGCCCTGACGCAGCAGAAATCGCGCAGCCGCAAGGTGTCGGACGTGGCGGCCGGCGCCATCGCCTGGGGCGAGCCGGTGCTGGAGAGCCAGATCACCACGGTGAGCGGCGGGCGGCTGTTCTACCGCGGCCGCGACGCCATCCGGCTGGCCGACACCGAGACCCTGGAATCGGTGGCCCGCCTGCTGCGCGGCGGCCACGGTGCGGCGCTGAAACGCACGGAGCGGCCGGAGCCGCCTGCGGCGCCCGACATGCGCACCCGCGGCTTCCTGGCAATGGCCCGCCGTGCGGCGACCGACCCGCCGGCCCGCGGCAAGGCGGCGCTGGCCCTGGCGGTGGAGGCGGCGACCCTGCTCGACGTGCTGACCGACGCCATCGCCGGCGAGGTCGGCGGCGGGGCGATCCACAACCGCCTGGCGCTGGCCTGGGGCGTGGGGCCCGG is a window encoding:
- the queG gene encoding tRNA epoxyqueuosine(34) reductase QueG — protein: MTISISEADKDVIRAEAKALGFDTCRFTDVEHLGDDAWPAAARLADYVAKGRHGDMGWMAETLERRRHPRAMWDGARSALVLGVNYGPDHDPLEILKHPDRGAISVYAQGDDYHDLVKSRLKALARWLQARFGGELKVFVDTAPLMEKPLAERAGLGWQGKHTNLVSRQFGSWLFLGSILTALEIPPDAPERETCGSCRACLDICPTKAFPAPFQLDARRCISYLTIELKGPIPRELRPALGNRIYGCDDCLAVCPWNKFAATAAEQKLQAREALRAPTLAELSRLDDAAFRAVFSKSPVKRLGRDRFVRNVLYAIGNSGDAALCQEALRLLDDPSPLVRGAAAWALGRLMDEGAFDALRAERMPLETDPEVRSEWS
- a CDS encoding glycosyltransferase family 2 protein, with the translated sequence MARQAQKDNQKDKPPSPAVSVVVVTFQSGPTLARCLAALKAQTFTDFELILVDNASADGAAQAAAAVDPAIRLIANRENRGFSGGCNDGARAARGRWLAFLNPDAYAEPDWLARLMSAAAAHPDVRAFASRQLMADDPARLDGLGDVMASAGFPFRGGYRQPDPGLSAMGEVFSACGGAMLIDRGLFLDLGGFDERLFCYCEDVDLGYRLRLAGMRTLVVPDAVVRHEGSASSGGPRSDFAVFHGTRNRLWVFVKDTPPVLFWLTLPLHLATTALLFARHATRGELAAPWRGLMAGLAGLPLALAMRREAQAARKVGSLAIARAMTWNPLDLFMRRVVVRPIRTR
- the rfbC gene encoding dTDP-4-dehydrorhamnose 3,5-epimerase; translation: MTEITPLALHEVLLITPKRHGDARGWFAETWSEKVMAKAGLTDPFVQDNQAFNAKKGTIRGLHFQKAPHAQGKLVRVLKGAIYDVAVDVRPGSPSFGLWVGAELTADGGEQLFVPRGFAHGYCTLTDDCELFYKVDGQYAPELEGGVIWSDPDLSIPWPIDHEPVLSEKDQKLPRLKDLGAIAF
- a CDS encoding citrate synthase/methylcitrate synthase; protein product: MSDGLEDVVAAETVLSEVDGQAGRLIIRGRSLDDLAGRAAYEDVLHLLWDGFFADLPKDLGPALGAARAAVFAEVTALDTGLLDRTPIEAMRALTARLADGDELEVALRLVAAPAVFTAAVVRGQAGEAPVRPDPTLSHAADILRMIKGKAPSKGEADALDTYLVTVSDHGLNASTFAARVIASTRAGLASAVLGGISALKGPLHGGAPGPIIDMLDGIGAPENARAWLEDALARGDRLMGFGHRVYRVRDPRADALKKAVRRMGEGSNVLPGRLEFAEAVEQAALAILREKKPNRTLDTNVEFYTALLLEALAFPPTAFTCVFAMGRVGGWVAHAREQLAGGRLIRPQSLYVGPMPKVAA
- a CDS encoding FKBP-type peptidyl-prolyl cis-trans isomerase, giving the protein MRRAILALAGVFALAGALAACHGPAKPDPAKLSQANAEAQAFMAKTAAEPGVQKLPSGLMFKVVRSGEPTGMRPQLGDEVKVNYEGKLANGKVFDSSYERGQPAAMPLKGLIPAWQEALPLMRPGDEWILYVPPNLGYGAEGAGGGEIPPNAVLIFKIELLGVLPGPGRVANG
- a CDS encoding threonine ammonia-lyase, whose translation is MTLSFDDILAARDRLQGHIERTPCRHSRTLSEITGADVWVKFENLQFTAAYKERGALNALLQLGENARKRGVIAASAGNHSQGLAYHAARLGIPVTIVMPRGTPFVKVQQTRAHGAEVVLDGDGYDEASGTARKLCDERELTFVHPFNDVKVMAGQGTVALEMLEEVPDLEVLPIPIGGGGLIAGMATVAKHIKSDISIVGVEPAMYPSFTAKMRGMNTAASPHASTIAEGIAVKEVGDETYAIARPLIDEVLLIEEPYFERAIALYANVEKTVAEGAGSAALAALLAHPKKFKGKKCGLVITGGNIDTRLLASVLTRELVRDQRLVSLRIIGDDRPGLLATVSAVIGQMGANIIEVAHNRLALDVPAKGAEFDIMIETRDAQHAQEVMDALREHGYPPRAV
- a CDS encoding cation diffusion facilitator family transporter, giving the protein MNTVHGLSPAESAALTRRVTLLSVTTAAVLVTIKLVAWLASGSVALLASMADSGLDLIASLGTFFAVRYAVAPPDTEHRFGHGKAEAFASLMQAGLVFASAALIAREAIGDLFGAHPLKDTGWAIAVMVVSTALTFFLITAQTQVLKKTSSVAVSGDRAHYASDLASNIIALIGIGASAWLGYNNLDAMAAILVAALLLWGAVGVFREASAQLMDRELSDEARAKIVALMTEDPRLSDVHQLRTRASGPYVHIQMHVDLDPDLTLEAAHEAIVAAEKRVLAVFPSADIIVHADPKGRAEPHGGAFSEAHHAEA
- a CDS encoding citrate synthase yields the protein MPGLDWIVAEEARERLGVRPQTLYAYVSRGRVAVRPDPHDPRRSLYRAADIAALTQQKSRSRKVSDVAAGAIAWGEPVLESQITTVSGGRLFYRGRDAIRLADTETLESVARLLRGGHGAALKRTERPEPPAAPDMRTRGFLAMARRAATDPPARGKAALALAVEAATLLDVLTDAIAGEVGGGAIHNRLALAWGVGPGGAGADLIRRCLVLVADHELNASAFAARVAASTGASLAASALAGLATLTGPRHGMATAAVRTFAAEAESLGPARAIENRLSEDRALPGFGHPLYPDGDPRAAALLGRFAAPPALAALSEAVMRTSGMAPNIDFALVAACESLKLAEDAPFALFAVARCAGWIAHAIEQGQTDALIRPRARYVGPEPELA
- the fzlA gene encoding FtsZ-binding protein FzlA, translated to MDLTLHHFPLDPASRQVRLALGEKRLPFTEVQVRYWERPREFAKLNPSGMTPVLVAGDGDDRLVLCEARAILGWLEEAHAEPALLGREAAERAEARRLIQWFDRKFEYEAGGFILHEKMEKRLLGLGAPELANLRQGREGLKNHLFYIDGLLQAREWLAGRRLSLADFAAAAHLSVIDYFGDVPWADFPGVKTWYMKLKSRPAFRPLLNDRWPGLNPARHYDDLDF
- the argE gene encoding acetylornithine deacetylase; this translates as MPTYEQAAEILQTLVGFDTTSRGSNLALIEWVEHYLDDLSIPHRRVPNADGTKSNLIATIGPAVEGGVVLSGHTDVVPVDGQPWSSDPFTLTARDGRLYGRGTCDMKGFLALALAAAPEITKADAKKPVHLAFSYDEEIGCLGAPAMIETIRRELPLPSLVVVGEPTDMEAVSGHKGIATFHVTVTGREAHSSQTQQGVSANMAAIRLMAALVEISERLEREADPASPFTPKGATLTIGVIHGGTAHNILARECHFHFDLRCPPGFDTETVLKGFFEEAAALDGEIKARAPEGGVRIEQFSDVPPFAPETDGAAEAFARRLAGDNGPARVVSYAAEAGQFQRAGFSTVLCGPGSIAQAHQPDEYVEISQMERGAAFMRRLTEWAAAGA